In Natator depressus isolate rNatDep1 chromosome 9, rNatDep2.hap1, whole genome shotgun sequence, a single genomic region encodes these proteins:
- the LRRC15 gene encoding leucine-rich repeat-containing protein 15, producing the protein MELTGWVPLLVGFQVLRLALGQCPEECQCSKSAQVECSGPGITQLPSPIPANAMSLQIINTHIAELGDVPFGNVSMLIALRIEKNDLSRISPRAFQGLAALRYLSLSSNKLQELPVELFQTLGKLESLLLSGNQILHIQPSHFAQLSNLKELQLHGNNLHSLPEGVFDRLPSLTKLNLAKNSITALPAKALRRLPRLQVLRLYENQLREIPAGAFDKLRELQELGLHQNQIRRLSAGLFTQNGQLQKLFLSNNVIAALPQGVFLHLPELSKLTLHGNAVRDIAPGAFGPMPKLRELWLYDNQLTTLPDFVFSNLTHLQLLILSRNQIRTIAPFAFQGLSELLELSLHTNALRTVDGALLQGLPKLQNVSLQNNRLRALPGDLLRSAPGLLSLQLQNNSLESLPAGLLDPLAQLRQVKLHDNPWRCDASILALKNWLRVNRGKVGDSPPVCALPLLVRGAPVVSFDEGHSSPVTPSGAPTYGPNPTSFGHPETSPDAHPSNQAPEKVPATPFGPSLANQPGAGTERGSLTRPPATPGVAQEKGLWGLTRTQSGVVVAVITLGCLAVLCTLVGLVAYSCRKRSQVVLMRRKGQNKA; encoded by the coding sequence ATGGAGCTGACAGGCTGGGTCCCGCTGCTCGTGGGGTTTCAAGTCCTTCGCTTGGCGCTTGGTCAGTGTCCTGAAGAATGTCAGTGCTCCAAATCTGCCCAAGTGGAGTGCTCAGGACCAGGGATCACGCAACTTCCCAGCCCCATCCCCGCGAATGCCATGAGCCTGCAGATAATCAACACCCACATCGCTGAGCTGGGTGACGTTCCCTTTGGCAACGTCTCCATGCTGATTGCGCTGAGAATTGAGAAGAACGACCTGTCTCGGATCAGCCCCAGAGCCTTTCAGGGCCTGGCTGCCCTGCGCTACCTCAGCCTGTCCAGCAATAAGCTGCAAGAGTTGCCCGTGGAGCTCTTCCAAACCTTGGGGAAACTAGAATCGCTGCTGCTGTCGGGCAACCAGATCCTGCACATTCAGCCCTCCCACTTTGCCCAGCTCAGCAACCTCAAAGAGCTGCAGCTGCACGGAAACAACCTGCATTCCCTCCCGGAGGGGGTGTTCGACCGGCTGCCCAGCCTGACCAAGCTCAACCTGGCCAAGAACAGCATCACTGCCCTTCCGGCCAAGGCCTTGCGGAGGCTGCCGAGGCTGCAGGTGCTCAGGCTGTACGAGAACCAGCTCCGTGAGATCCCTGCAGGCGCCTTCGACAAGCtccgggagctgcaggagctggggctgcaccAGAACCAGATCAGGCGCCTGTCGGCCGGGCTCTTCACGCAAAACGGCCAGTTGCAGAAGCTCTTCCTGTCCAACAACGTCATAGCAGCTCTGCCCCAGGGGGTCTTCCTGCACCTGCCCGAGCTCTCCAAGCTGACGCTCCATGGGAACGCTGTGCGAGACATCGCCCCTGGGGCGTTCGGGCCCATGCCCAAGCTGAGGGAGCTGTGGCTCTATGATAACCAGCTCACCACCCTGCCAGACTTCGTCTTCAGCAACCTCACCCACCTGCAGCTGCTGATTCTGAGCAGGAACCAGATCCGCACCATCGCCCCCTTCGCCTTCCAGGGCCTGAGCGAGCTCCTGGAGCTGTCCCTGCACACCAACGCTCTGCGCACCGTGGACGGGGCGCTCTTGCAGGGCCTGCCCAAGCTGCAGAACGTCTCCCTGCAGAACAACCGGCTGCGCGCCCTGCCGGGGGACCTGCTCCGGAGCGCCCCGGGGCTGCTGAGCCTCCAGCTGCAGAACAATTCCCTGGAGAGCCTCCCCGCCGGCCTCCTGGATCCTCTGGCCCAGCTGCGCCAGGTGAAGCTGCACGACAACCCCTGGCGCTGCGACGCCAGCATCCTGGCGCTGAAGAACTGGCTCCGGGTCAATCGGGGAAAGGTGGGGGACAGCCCGCCCGTGTGTGCCCTGCCGCTCCTCGTTAGGGGTGCCCCAGTCGTATCGTTTGATGAGGGGCACTCCTCCCCAGTGACCCCTTCTGGGGCCCCGACGTACGGACCGAACCCCACCTCCTTCGGTCACCCAGAAACGTCACCCGATGCCCATCCGTCCAACCAGGCTCCAGAGAAAGTGCCAGCAACTCCCTTCGGCCCCTCGCTGGCCAACCAGCCGGGCGCAGGGACGGAGCGTGGGTCCCTGACcaggcctccagccacccctggcGTCGCCCAGGAGAAGGGGCTGTGGGGCCTGACTCGCACTCAGAGCGGGGTGGTGGTGGCTGTCATCACGCTGGGCTGCCTGGCTGTGCTCTGCACGCTGGTGGGGCTGGTGGCGTACAGCTGCCGGAAGAGGAGCCAGGTGGTCCTGATGCGGAGGAAGGGGCAGAACAAAGCGTAG